The Candidatus Manganitrophus noduliformans genome includes a window with the following:
- a CDS encoding efflux RND transporter permease subunit yields the protein MRLPQFSVERPIFVTMVTLIVVILGAVSFSRLRIDLLPEIELPTLTISTEYEGASPEVMERLVTQIIEEIVGTVPGVEELTSQSSEGSSRVRVRFGWGTDIDAAAIDLQATLEDEISELPEDIVRPRISKFDIASFPVVLLGISSALDPVELTQLIEDQIRYRFAHVPGVAQVDLWGGYNREVRIALDPDRVKALGLPLDRVLQSIEDANLDLPAGRIEQGRYEVTLRAPAEFANLDQIRNTVITRRDGAAVTLRQIAEVTDTYEKLTRIIRVNGERGLRVAIRKQADANTVEVSRAVLAKIEEVNKTFPQIEIVPVSNQGNFIERSIANVAQSVLYGGGLAIAVLLFFMRSFRSTLVISLAIPISLIATFALIYFWGLTLNLMTLGGLALGVGMMVDSSIVVLENIFRRRDEAGEPPEVAAVEGTREVGPAIIASTITTLVIFLPLVFVRGVSGILFQELGYVIMFSLFCSLLVSLSLVPMLASRFLKPPGEAQPAKRASRFERWADAAGGAFTAFENGYRDLLRRVLDRRWLTVFSAAAIFAASLLLAPMIGTEFLPPSDEGEVRVTGEMEVGTRLELVDQQTRRMERIVHAAVPEAVSSVVSVGALGWRPDAAAQGEINLSLRPAAERTRSNVEIAEDLRRRLSGNVPAMEIRTRAPQGQFLLDRLLGGDEGLTIEIRGFDLQTLDALAARVAEGISNVPGIADVDTSREAGIPQQEIRVDRDKVADVGLSVRDVTEVLETAIAGSRVGLFRSQGNSYRILVQLKDAEKRSLDEILNLTLTTASGEQVALRSLVTAEPSRGPILIERKDQQRLVTVTANVAGRDLGSVAGEVQERLDLIPRPVGYDLIIAGNFEEQQKSFRELIVSLVLALVLVYMVLACQYESLRDPVVVMVSVPLAAVGVLVTLFLTKTTLNLQSYIGCIMLGGIVVNNAILLVDQAGQLSQKGMRVREAMAEAGRRRLRPILMTTLTTILALLPLAFGIGEGADAQAPLARAVAGGLTASTLITLVLIPAVYSLFHPEPKAGRE from the coding sequence ATGAGGCTCCCGCAATTCAGCGTAGAGCGGCCGATTTTCGTGACGATGGTGACCCTGATCGTCGTGATTCTCGGCGCGGTCTCTTTCAGCCGCCTGCGGATCGACCTCCTCCCCGAAATCGAGCTGCCGACGCTGACGATCAGCACCGAGTACGAAGGGGCCAGCCCGGAGGTGATGGAGCGGCTGGTCACCCAGATCATTGAAGAGATCGTCGGCACCGTTCCCGGCGTGGAGGAGCTCACCTCCCAATCGTCGGAAGGGAGCAGCCGCGTCCGGGTCCGCTTCGGATGGGGGACCGATATCGACGCGGCCGCGATCGATCTGCAGGCGACGCTGGAAGACGAGATCAGCGAGCTCCCCGAAGATATCGTCCGGCCCCGGATCAGCAAGTTCGACATCGCTTCATTCCCGGTGGTGCTCCTTGGCATCTCCAGCGCGCTCGATCCGGTGGAGCTGACGCAGCTGATCGAAGACCAGATCCGCTACCGCTTCGCCCATGTTCCGGGGGTCGCCCAGGTCGATTTGTGGGGAGGATATAACCGGGAGGTCCGGATCGCGCTCGATCCCGACCGGGTCAAAGCGCTCGGCCTGCCGCTCGACCGGGTGCTCCAATCGATCGAAGACGCCAATCTCGATTTGCCGGCGGGCCGGATCGAGCAGGGGCGGTACGAGGTCACCCTCCGCGCGCCGGCCGAGTTCGCCAATCTCGATCAGATCCGCAACACGGTCATTACACGGCGCGACGGCGCCGCGGTGACGCTCCGCCAGATCGCCGAGGTCACCGACACCTATGAGAAGCTGACGCGGATCATCCGGGTCAACGGGGAGCGCGGCCTGCGGGTGGCGATCCGCAAGCAGGCCGACGCAAATACCGTCGAGGTCTCCAGGGCGGTGCTCGCCAAGATCGAGGAGGTCAACAAAACCTTTCCGCAGATCGAAATCGTGCCGGTCAGCAACCAGGGGAATTTCATCGAGCGGTCGATCGCCAACGTCGCGCAGTCGGTCCTCTACGGCGGCGGCCTGGCGATCGCGGTCCTCCTCTTCTTCATGCGCAGCTTCCGCAGCACCCTCGTGATCTCCCTGGCGATCCCGATTTCGCTCATCGCCACCTTCGCGCTGATCTATTTTTGGGGCCTCACGCTGAACCTGATGACCCTGGGGGGGCTGGCGCTGGGGGTCGGGATGATGGTCGACAGCTCCATCGTGGTGCTGGAGAACATTTTCCGCCGGCGGGACGAGGCGGGCGAGCCGCCGGAGGTCGCCGCCGTGGAAGGGACCCGGGAGGTCGGACCCGCGATCATCGCCAGCACCATCACTACCCTGGTGATCTTCCTCCCGTTGGTTTTCGTCCGCGGCGTCTCCGGGATCCTCTTTCAGGAGCTGGGCTATGTGATTATGTTCTCGCTCTTCTGCTCTCTTCTGGTGTCGCTCAGCCTGGTGCCGATGCTCGCCTCCCGATTTCTGAAACCGCCGGGGGAAGCGCAGCCCGCGAAGCGGGCGTCCCGGTTCGAGCGCTGGGCCGACGCCGCGGGGGGCGCTTTCACCGCGTTCGAAAACGGCTACCGCGATCTTCTCCGGCGGGTATTGGACCGCCGATGGCTGACCGTCTTCAGCGCCGCGGCGATTTTCGCCGCGAGCCTCCTTCTGGCGCCGATGATCGGCACCGAGTTTCTCCCTCCCAGCGACGAGGGGGAGGTCCGCGTGACCGGCGAGATGGAGGTCGGGACCCGGCTGGAGCTGGTCGATCAGCAGACGCGGCGGATGGAGCGGATCGTCCATGCCGCCGTGCCGGAAGCGGTCTCGTCGGTGGTGAGCGTCGGGGCGCTGGGGTGGCGGCCGGACGCGGCCGCCCAGGGGGAAATCAACCTGTCGCTGCGGCCGGCGGCCGAGCGGACCCGCTCGAACGTGGAGATCGCCGAGGATTTGCGGCGCCGTCTCTCCGGCAATGTTCCCGCCATGGAAATTCGCACCCGCGCCCCGCAGGGCCAATTCCTGCTCGACCGGCTCCTGGGGGGGGATGAAGGGTTGACGATCGAGATCCGCGGGTTCGACCTTCAGACGCTCGACGCCCTGGCCGCCCGGGTCGCCGAGGGGATCTCGAATGTGCCGGGGATTGCCGACGTCGACACCAGCCGCGAAGCGGGCATTCCGCAGCAGGAGATCCGGGTCGACCGCGACAAGGTGGCCGACGTCGGCCTGAGCGTCCGCGACGTCACTGAAGTGCTGGAGACCGCCATCGCCGGCTCCCGTGTCGGGCTCTTCAGAAGCCAGGGCAATTCTTATCGTATCCTCGTGCAGCTCAAAGATGCCGAGAAGCGTTCTCTCGACGAGATCCTCAATCTGACTTTGACCACGGCGTCGGGGGAGCAGGTGGCGCTCCGCAGCCTGGTGACGGCGGAACCAAGCCGCGGACCGATCCTGATCGAACGAAAGGACCAGCAGCGGCTGGTGACGGTCACTGCGAACGTCGCGGGGCGCGACCTCGGCTCGGTCGCCGGGGAGGTGCAGGAGCGGCTCGACCTGATCCCGCGTCCCGTCGGGTACGACCTGATCATCGCCGGCAACTTCGAAGAGCAGCAGAAGTCGTTCCGAGAGCTGATCGTGTCGCTCGTGCTGGCGCTGGTGTTGGTCTATATGGTCCTCGCCTGCCAGTACGAGTCGCTGCGCGATCCTGTCGTTGTGATGGTCTCCGTCCCCCTCGCGGCGGTCGGCGTCCTGGTGACCCTCTTTTTGACGAAGACCACGCTCAACCTCCAATCGTACATCGGCTGCATCATGTTGGGGGGGATCGTCGTCAACAATGCGATTCTGCTGGTGGACCAGGCCGGCCAGCTGAGCCAAAAGGGGATGCGGGTCCGCGAGGCGATGGCGGAGGCGGGCCGAAGGCGCCTCCGGCCGATTCTGATGACGACGTTGACGACCATCCTCGCCCTGTTGCCGCTGGCGTTCGGCATCGGCGAGGGGGCCGATGCCCAGGCCCCCCTCGCGCGGGCGGTTGCCGGAGGCCTCACCGCGTCCACCCTGATCACGCTGGTCCTCATTCCGGCGGTCTACTCCCTCTTCCATCCCGAACCGAAAGCGGGCCGCGAATGA
- a CDS encoding TolC family protein has protein sequence MTFLGPIGRLILIPAAALLALSGGCLQIDRWRLFDADLESHLRKETVRPITLPEEVQPELAEPPPFTLPDAGPVDLSIEQAILLTLHNNRDLKVRQISPVITGAFEQIERGVFDPELFAELSYGSERLSETDRATGTQFNVEGSERTAVAGIRQDLPTGTTFEAAVGQSRSSSDRTPEQQTARLGLSITQSLLRGFGPAVNLVSVRQAELDTLASLYELRGFTEALLAEAETAYWNYVLARQEIEIFERSLEVAQRQRQEVELRIEVGILPKIEAAAARAEVALREQALIDARSLVEETRLRLLRLINPGAERPLDLRVDATSDPAIDPEPIADLDDRLDLAERSRPDLSEARLRLTQNRLETIVTRNGLLPRLDFFIALGQTGFAGSFSDSFRELNGETYDVTAGVRLSHFLGNRTAKALDRAARASRRQAAEAVDNLRQLVRLDVRLVANEVERARQQISATRATRILLEETLAAEEERFSVGSGTALLVAQAQRDLLAGRIAEVEAIVQYRIALVDLYLAEGSLLERRGVRLPAAGQIP, from the coding sequence ATGACCTTTCTCGGTCCGATCGGGCGTCTGATATTGATTCCGGCCGCGGCGCTGCTCGCGCTCTCCGGCGGCTGCCTTCAAATTGACCGATGGCGCCTCTTTGACGCCGATTTAGAATCCCACCTTCGTAAAGAAACCGTCCGTCCCATCACGCTGCCGGAGGAGGTTCAACCGGAGTTGGCCGAGCCGCCGCCGTTCACGTTGCCCGACGCGGGGCCGGTCGATCTTTCCATCGAGCAGGCGATCCTGCTGACGCTGCACAACAACCGCGATTTAAAAGTGCGCCAGATCAGTCCGGTCATCACCGGAGCGTTCGAGCAGATCGAGCGGGGGGTGTTCGATCCGGAATTGTTCGCGGAGCTTTCTTACGGGAGTGAGCGGCTCAGCGAGACCGACCGCGCCACCGGCACGCAGTTCAACGTCGAGGGAAGCGAGCGGACCGCCGTGGCCGGGATTCGCCAGGATCTGCCGACCGGCACCACCTTCGAAGCGGCGGTCGGGCAGAGCCGAAGCAGCTCCGACCGGACCCCCGAGCAGCAGACCGCGCGGCTGGGACTGAGCATCACCCAGTCGCTGCTGCGCGGATTCGGCCCGGCGGTGAACCTGGTGAGCGTGCGCCAGGCGGAGCTCGACACCCTGGCGAGTCTCTACGAGTTGAGGGGATTTACAGAGGCGCTTTTGGCCGAGGCCGAGACCGCCTACTGGAACTACGTCCTGGCGCGTCAGGAGATCGAGATTTTCGAGCGGTCGCTGGAGGTGGCGCAGCGGCAGCGGCAGGAGGTCGAGCTTCGGATCGAGGTCGGTATTTTGCCGAAGATCGAGGCGGCGGCCGCCCGCGCCGAAGTCGCCCTGCGGGAGCAAGCGCTGATCGATGCGCGCAGCCTGGTGGAGGAGACCCGGCTGCGGCTGCTCCGGTTGATCAACCCCGGCGCAGAGCGTCCGCTCGATCTTCGGGTCGATGCGACGAGCGATCCCGCCATCGATCCGGAGCCGATCGCCGACCTCGACGACCGTCTCGATCTCGCCGAGCGGTCCCGCCCCGATTTGAGCGAAGCGCGCCTGCGGCTGACGCAGAACCGTTTGGAAACGATCGTCACCCGGAACGGTCTTCTTCCTCGGCTTGATTTTTTTATCGCTTTGGGGCAAACCGGTTTTGCAGGAAGCTTTTCCGATTCGTTCCGCGAGTTGAACGGAGAGACCTATGATGTCACCGCCGGCGTCCGATTGAGCCACTTCCTCGGCAATCGGACGGCGAAGGCGCTCGACCGGGCCGCGCGGGCGTCGCGGCGCCAGGCGGCCGAGGCGGTGGACAACCTCCGGCAGCTTGTCCGACTCGACGTGCGACTGGTGGCGAATGAGGTGGAGCGCGCCCGTCAGCAGATCTCGGCCACCCGGGCGACCCGCATTCTCCTGGAAGAAACGCTGGCCGCGGAAGAAGAACGGTTTAGCGTGGGGTCGGGGACGGCGCTGCTGGTCGCCCAAGCCCAACGCGATCTGCTCGCCGGCCGCATCGCCGAGGTTGAAGCGATCGTCCAGTACCGCATCGCGTTGGTGGATCTCTATCTCGCGGAGGGGAGCCTGCTGGAGCGCCGCGGCGTCCGGCTTCCGGCGGCGGGGCAAATTCCGTGA
- a CDS encoding Crp/Fnr family transcriptional regulator: MARKRALPFNAKTFLAIVGGGKAILKSPKKQSLFLQGDAADAVFYIQSGKVKLTVVSPKGKEAVVAILGRADFFGEGCLAGQSVRMATAISMEDSTIVRIEKAAMISVLHEQPAFSELFMAYLLSRNIRIEEDLVDQLFNSSEKRLARVLLLLAHFGKEGKAELVIPKMSQETLAEMVGTTRSRVSFFLNKFKKLGFIEYNGELRVHSSLLNIVLHD; encoded by the coding sequence ATGGCGCGTAAACGAGCCCTTCCTTTCAATGCCAAAACGTTCCTTGCCATCGTCGGCGGCGGGAAAGCGATTCTAAAGTCCCCGAAGAAACAAAGCCTCTTTTTGCAAGGGGATGCGGCGGACGCCGTATTCTATATCCAGTCGGGCAAGGTCAAACTCACCGTTGTCTCCCCGAAAGGGAAGGAAGCGGTCGTGGCGATCCTGGGACGCGCCGATTTTTTCGGCGAAGGGTGTCTCGCCGGACAGTCGGTTCGTATGGCGACCGCGATCTCGATGGAAGATTCCACGATCGTCCGGATCGAAAAAGCCGCCATGATCTCCGTGCTCCATGAACAGCCCGCCTTCTCCGAACTGTTCATGGCCTATCTGCTCTCCCGCAACATCCGGATCGAAGAGGATTTGGTCGATCAACTCTTTAATTCAAGCGAGAAGCGGCTCGCCAGGGTCCTTCTTCTGCTCGCTCACTTTGGAAAAGAAGGCAAAGCCGAGCTCGTCATTCCGAAGATGAGCCAAGAGACGCTGGCGGAGATGGTCGGCACCACTCGATCCAGGGTCAGCTTCTTTCTGAACAAATTCAAGAAGCTCGGCTTCATTGAGTACAACGGTGAATTGCGCGTCCACAGCTCCCTTCTGAATATCGTTCTGCACGATTAG
- a CDS encoding diguanylate cyclase: protein MKEEEEKPAEKPFKEITGFHAHPLMEQMEESVIITDPNGVIEYVNSAFETMTGYRREEALGRTPRIVKSGRQGEEFYKQLWKTISSGRVFHGVLMNRRKDGSLYYEQKTIIPLKDDRGRIIQYGSTGRDITEQIRADEERARLVTILEATTDLVAITTLQGRVRYMNRAGERILGLAEKTDPSKINLPDFAPEWVRARLRDEGIPTAIRNGVWSGETAFIDRSGRELPVSQVILAHRAPTGEVEYLSTIARDISDRRAQIVALEYQSTHDPLTGLPNRTLFFDRLSYALVSARREREPFAMLFVDLNRFKETNDTLGHHIGDLLLQQVGWRLRGTLRLSDTVARMGGDEFALILPAVGTQGGILTARKILEAVDLPFVLEGVSLSAGASIGIAIYPDHGTDAGVLMDCADRAMYAAKENGGGYAVYQSGMGLPHAV from the coding sequence ATGAAAGAAGAGGAAGAAAAGCCGGCCGAGAAGCCGTTCAAAGAGATCACCGGATTTCACGCACATCCCTTGATGGAACAGATGGAAGAGTCGGTGATCATAACCGACCCCAATGGGGTGATTGAATATGTCAATTCCGCCTTTGAAACGATGACCGGCTATCGCAGAGAAGAGGCCCTGGGCCGGACGCCCCGGATCGTTAAATCAGGAAGGCAAGGAGAGGAATTCTACAAACAACTCTGGAAAACGATCTCTTCCGGCCGCGTTTTTCATGGTGTTTTAATGAACCGCAGAAAAGACGGGTCCCTTTATTATGAACAGAAGACCATCATCCCTCTCAAAGATGATCGAGGGCGGATCATCCAATATGGCTCGACCGGAAGGGACATCACCGAGCAGATACGGGCCGACGAAGAGCGCGCGCGGCTGGTCACCATCCTGGAGGCAACGACCGACCTGGTTGCGATCACCACCCTTCAGGGAAGGGTGCGCTACATGAATCGGGCCGGAGAGAGGATACTCGGTCTTGCGGAGAAGACCGATCCCTCAAAGATCAATCTGCCCGATTTTGCGCCCGAATGGGTTCGGGCCCGACTGCGCGATGAAGGCATTCCCACGGCGATCCGAAATGGGGTCTGGAGCGGGGAGACCGCTTTTATCGACCGCTCCGGCCGGGAACTCCCGGTGTCACAAGTGATCCTCGCCCATCGCGCGCCGACAGGGGAGGTGGAATACCTCTCCACCATCGCCCGGGATATCAGCGATCGGAGGGCGCAGATCGTCGCCCTGGAGTATCAATCGACACACGATCCGCTGACCGGTCTCCCCAATCGCACCCTTTTCTTCGATCGGCTGAGTTATGCCCTGGTTTCCGCCCGGCGTGAGAGGGAGCCGTTCGCGATGCTCTTTGTCGACTTGAATCGCTTCAAGGAGACCAATGACACCCTCGGCCATCATATCGGGGATCTCCTCCTGCAGCAGGTCGGCTGGCGTCTTCGGGGGACGCTCCGATTGTCGGATACGGTGGCCCGGATGGGGGGAGATGAGTTCGCGCTGATTTTGCCGGCGGTAGGAACCCAGGGGGGGATCTTGACCGCTCGGAAGATTTTAGAGGCGGTGGACCTTCCCTTTGTGTTGGAGGGCGTTTCTCTCTCGGCGGGGGCCAGCATCGGCATCGCGATCTACCCGGACCACGGGACCGACGCCGGGGTTCTGATGGACTGCGCCGATCGGGCGATGTATGCCGCCAAAGAGAACGGGGGCGGGTATGCCGTCTATCAATCCGGCATGGGACTGCCGCATGCCGTCTGA
- a CDS encoding Crp/Fnr family transcriptional regulator encodes MNMETPAPRKRIKKQASLFDAEAFLGVVGAGKKVLKIKKDQILFSQGDPSDAVFYILEGKVKLMVVSPQGKEAAVAVLERGAFFGEACLTAQLFRIATAISMGESKIVRIEKSAMVRVLHDEPTFSELFLAYLLSRNIRIEEDLVDQLFNSSEKRLARLLLLLAHVGKEGKTELVIPKMSQETLAEMVGTTRSRVSFFLNKFKKLGLIDYEGGLRIHSSLINVVLHD; translated from the coding sequence ATGAACATGGAAACACCGGCGCCGCGCAAACGAATAAAAAAGCAAGCTTCGCTTTTCGATGCCGAGGCCTTCCTGGGTGTCGTCGGAGCCGGCAAAAAAGTGTTGAAGATCAAAAAGGATCAGATCCTCTTTTCGCAAGGGGACCCCTCCGACGCCGTCTTCTATATCCTGGAAGGAAAGGTCAAGCTGATGGTGGTCTCTCCCCAGGGGAAGGAGGCCGCGGTCGCGGTTCTGGAGCGCGGCGCGTTCTTCGGCGAAGCCTGCCTCACCGCGCAATTATTCCGCATCGCGACGGCGATCTCCATGGGGGAGTCGAAGATCGTCCGCATCGAAAAGTCGGCCATGGTCCGGGTGCTTCATGACGAGCCGACCTTCTCGGAGCTCTTCCTTGCGTACCTGCTCTCTCGCAATATCCGGATCGAAGAAGACCTGGTGGATCAATTGTTTAATTCAAGCGAAAAACGCCTCGCCCGGCTGCTCCTTCTGCTGGCCCACGTCGGGAAAGAAGGTAAAACGGAACTCGTTATCCCGAAGATGAGCCAGGAAACCTTGGCCGAGATGGTCGGCACCACGCGGTCCCGCGTCAGCTTCTTTCTAAACAAGTTCAAAAAACTCGGCCTCATCGATTATGAAGGGGGCCTCCGCATCCACAGCTCATTGATCAATGTCGTTCTGCACGATTAG
- a CDS encoding Crp/Fnr family transcriptional regulator yields MARKQIPAFDPQAFLTIVGKGKTILSSRKKEILFSQGDAADAVFYIQTGKVKLTVVSPRGKEAVVAVLGPNHFFGEGCLTAQLVRMATAKSMADSTIVRIEKTAMIRVLHKERTFSELFMTYLLSRNVRIEEDLVDQLFNSSEKRLARILLLLANFGKEGKKEIVIPKMSQETLAEMIGTTRSRVSFFMNKFKKLGFIECDGELRIHSSLLNVVLHD; encoded by the coding sequence ATGGCGCGTAAACAGATTCCTGCTTTCGACCCGCAGGCCTTTCTCACCATCGTCGGAAAGGGAAAAACAATTTTGAGCTCTCGTAAAAAAGAGATCCTCTTTTCGCAAGGGGATGCCGCCGACGCCGTCTTTTATATACAGACCGGCAAGGTGAAGCTCACCGTCGTCTCCCCGAGGGGGAAAGAGGCGGTCGTCGCGGTTCTGGGCCCGAACCACTTCTTCGGCGAAGGCTGCCTGACCGCGCAGTTGGTCCGGATGGCGACCGCGAAATCGATGGCCGATTCCACGATCGTCCGAATCGAAAAAACCGCCATGATCCGGGTGCTTCACAAAGAGCGGACCTTTTCGGAGCTTTTTATGACCTATCTTCTTTCCCGCAACGTCCGGATCGAAGAGGATCTGGTCGACCAGCTTTTCAATTCGAGCGAGAAGCGCCTTGCCCGGATTCTTCTTCTGCTGGCCAACTTCGGAAAAGAAGGGAAGAAGGAGATCGTGATCCCAAAGATGAGCCAGGAGACGCTGGCCGAAATGATCGGCACCACCCGATCGCGGGTCAGCTTCTTCATGAACAAGTTCAAGAAGCTCGGCTTCATCGAATGCGACGGCGAATTGCGCATTCACAGCTCTCTCCTGAACGTCGTCCTCCACGACTAA